A single genomic interval of Desertifilum tharense IPPAS B-1220 harbors:
- the bla gene encoding class A beta-lactamase, subclass A2, producing MIQATVKKVWLCLLCGTLLSVGCTNALEHQTHERSEIAASNPDNENQLRDRIEQISRTAQGQVGVTATVLETGESVTLNGEQQFPMQSVYKFPIAMAVLSQVDRGTLNLDRKVRVETRDFALERQHSPIRDQHPQGVELTLAELLKYMVSESDNTACDVLLGLVGGPEVVTQYLRDLGINDMVVANTEREIGQDNAVQYRNSATPDAAVALLSRLHEGQGLSASSQALLLQWMTETPTGLKRIKGLLPEGTVVAHKTGTSGTVEGVTAATNDVGLVTLANGRHLAIAVFVSDSTADQATREAAIAQIARAAWDRWSQ from the coding sequence ATGATTCAAGCAACGGTTAAGAAAGTGTGGCTGTGCCTATTGTGCGGGACTTTGTTGAGCGTAGGTTGCACGAACGCCTTAGAGCATCAAACTCATGAGCGTTCAGAGATTGCAGCTTCCAACCCAGATAACGAAAATCAATTGCGCGATCGCATTGAACAAATCTCCCGTACTGCTCAAGGACAGGTTGGAGTTACAGCAACCGTCCTAGAAACCGGAGAGAGCGTTACTCTCAATGGAGAGCAGCAATTTCCCATGCAAAGCGTCTACAAATTTCCGATTGCGATGGCGGTGCTGTCCCAAGTCGATCGAGGCACCCTCAACCTAGATCGGAAAGTTCGCGTTGAAACCCGTGATTTTGCCTTAGAGCGTCAGCACAGTCCGATTCGAGACCAGCATCCACAAGGGGTAGAATTAACTCTGGCAGAACTCCTGAAGTACATGGTTTCTGAAAGTGACAATACTGCTTGCGATGTCCTGCTCGGATTAGTGGGTGGGCCAGAAGTTGTCACCCAGTATTTGCGCGATTTGGGCATTAACGACATGGTTGTCGCCAATACTGAACGGGAAATCGGTCAAGACAATGCCGTACAATATCGCAACTCTGCAACCCCGGATGCAGCCGTTGCGTTATTAAGTCGATTGCATGAAGGGCAAGGGCTTTCAGCATCAAGCCAGGCCTTATTGTTGCAATGGATGACGGAGACTCCTACGGGACTCAAGCGGATCAAAGGGTTATTGCCAGAAGGGACAGTGGTAGCGCACAAGACGGGTACATCAGGTACTGTAGAGGGGGTAACGGCTGCAACCAATGATGTGGGACTGGTGACGCTAGCCAATGGGCGACATTTAGCGATCGCCGTCTTTGTTTCAGACTCAACGGCTGACCAAGCCACTCGCGAAGCTGCGATCGCCCAGATTGCCAGAGCAGCATGGGATCGCTGGAGCCAATAG
- a CDS encoding helix-turn-helix domain-containing protein, translating into MKSHKPSVSSIHDPEYHTIIDALIGLRETAKLSQKAIAQAIGLTQPDISKIERRERRIDILEALRWVRATGSDPGEFFAQLGKLER; encoded by the coding sequence ATGAAAAGTCATAAGCCATCGGTGTCAAGCATTCACGATCCTGAGTACCACACCATTATTGATGCACTTATTGGTTTAAGAGAAACTGCAAAACTCTCTCAAAAAGCAATTGCTCAGGCGATCGGTTTAACTCAACCGGATATTTCTAAGATAGAACGCCGGGAACGCCGGATTGATATTCTAGAAGCTTTACGATGGGTGCGCGCAACGGGTAGCGATCCGGGTGAGTTTTTTGCACAATTGGGCAAATTAGAAAGATGA
- a CDS encoding restriction endonuclease, SacI family → MSAFRVTVERQAAKQIFRDAIAIAQDRSIPLLTTQWDSAIATLIQCLATRYALEKQTALSQRASQLVISTHFQLKIIEFVEMLTARSLEGQIAAIVMGAALAVHFDQFTGFEVIVHPVNQSGASSQEVGDIDIKREGQLFGTVEVKDKPFSEQDVDHAAFKASQYGLTSITFAIGANGQCIEASSQQIAQTVLTKRGVNVIFIEQVSFVKSAIALCPNLTFTTFWEKLRYYAINARVKDDVFSHMEAVLQAMQILE, encoded by the coding sequence ATGAGTGCTTTTAGGGTGACGGTAGAGCGTCAAGCAGCCAAGCAAATTTTTAGAGATGCGATCGCGATCGCTCAAGATCGTTCTATTCCGCTTCTCACAACACAATGGGATAGTGCGATCGCCACCTTAATTCAATGTCTGGCGACAAGGTATGCTCTTGAAAAGCAAACTGCCTTGAGTCAAAGAGCTTCCCAACTGGTCATTTCGACTCACTTCCAGTTGAAAATTATTGAATTTGTTGAGATGCTAACTGCGCGATCGCTTGAGGGGCAAATCGCTGCAATCGTTATGGGCGCTGCTTTAGCGGTACATTTTGACCAGTTTACAGGATTTGAAGTGATTGTTCATCCAGTCAATCAAAGTGGAGCTTCCTCTCAAGAAGTAGGAGATATTGACATTAAAAGAGAAGGTCAACTCTTTGGAACAGTTGAGGTTAAAGATAAACCCTTTAGCGAGCAGGATGTCGATCATGCAGCTTTCAAAGCCAGTCAATACGGCTTGACTTCGATTACTTTTGCGATCGGAGCTAATGGACAGTGCATTGAAGCATCATCTCAACAGATCGCTCAGACTGTTCTCACCAAAAGAGGAGTCAATGTCATTTTTATAGAACAGGTCTCTTTTGTAAAATCAGCGATCGCACTATGCCCCAACCTAACTTTTACCACTTTTTGGGAAAAACTTCGGTACTATGCTATCAACGCACGCGTTAAAGATGACGTTTTTAGCCACATGGAAGCCGTTTTGCAAGCAATGCAAATTTTGGAGTAA
- a CDS encoding DNA cytosine methyltransferase — translation MNNQTTLSGLSLFSGAGGMDVGFLQAGINNAAPPRLRRLTVDEALRLQTFPHCYEFIGSQSSIYRQIGNAVPCNLAQVVAEVIRDCLIKGKVEAQVPIDSLNSLRQNRANPNPIFVDYQALASSEKIRL, via the coding sequence ATGAACAATCAAACGACCTTATCAGGACTCTCCCTGTTCTCTGGTGCGGGGGGGATGGATGTCGGCTTTCTCCAAGCAGGAATCAATAATGCAGCACCCCCAAGATTAAGGCGTTTAACGGTGGATGAAGCCTTAAGACTGCAAACTTTTCCCCATTGTTATGAATTCATCGGTAGCCAGAGTTCCATCTATAGACAAATTGGGAATGCGGTTCCCTGTAATCTAGCGCAAGTTGTTGCAGAGGTTATTCGAGATTGTCTCATCAAGGGTAAAGTTGAGGCCCAAGTTCCGATAGACAGTCTAAATTCCCTTAGACAGAATCGCGCTAACCCCAATCCTATCTTTGTCGATTATCAAGCGTTAGCATCCTCTGAAAAGATACGGCTCTAA